In one Rhodococcus sp. B50 genomic region, the following are encoded:
- a CDS encoding HpcH/HpaI aldolase/citrate lyase family protein, whose amino-acid sequence MQHFRHLDDATLEELFLHRPEPFGHSDNRDRLATALGATLYVPATRSDLVATITRRAAEGVTSMVLDLEDAVADDEVEQGLQNAVATLDALAANGPSTMMLFVRVRTADGIGRVASMLGAGKTVLTGFVVPKFTARTGPAFLEAVAAASTLIDRHLYAMPVIESAEVVHRETRDDELRAISHILAEHRDRVLAVRIGATDMCATFGIRRDRDLTIYDVRVVVDVIADVVNHLGRTDGTGFVITGPVWEYFADHERMFRPMLRATPFEEQDAVLFRQQLVSRDLDGLLREIALDRANGIQGKTVIHPSHVAAVHALSAVTHEEYHDATDILDRDTGGVQASGYGNKMNERRPHRTWAEQTLLRASVFGVTRKGITFVDLLTALVDR is encoded by the coding sequence ATGCAGCACTTTCGGCATCTCGACGACGCGACGTTGGAGGAATTGTTCCTGCACCGTCCCGAACCGTTCGGGCACAGCGACAATCGCGACCGTCTGGCGACCGCCCTCGGCGCCACACTGTATGTGCCCGCGACGCGCAGTGATCTCGTCGCGACGATCACGAGGCGTGCCGCGGAGGGCGTGACCTCGATGGTGCTCGACCTCGAGGACGCCGTCGCCGACGACGAAGTCGAACAGGGCCTGCAGAACGCTGTCGCGACCCTCGATGCGCTCGCCGCGAACGGACCGTCGACGATGATGTTGTTCGTCCGTGTCCGCACCGCCGACGGCATCGGGCGGGTGGCGTCCATGCTCGGCGCCGGCAAGACCGTGCTGACCGGATTCGTGGTGCCGAAATTCACCGCACGCACCGGTCCCGCCTTCCTCGAGGCGGTCGCTGCGGCGTCGACCCTGATCGACCGTCACCTCTACGCCATGCCCGTCATCGAATCGGCCGAGGTCGTCCACCGCGAGACACGCGACGACGAACTACGCGCGATCTCCCACATCCTCGCCGAGCATCGCGACCGCGTGCTCGCGGTCCGGATCGGAGCCACGGACATGTGCGCCACCTTCGGGATCCGGCGCGACCGCGACCTGACGATCTACGACGTGCGGGTCGTCGTCGACGTGATCGCCGATGTGGTGAACCATCTGGGGCGAACCGACGGAACGGGTTTCGTGATCACGGGTCCGGTCTGGGAGTATTTCGCCGACCACGAACGCATGTTCCGTCCGATGCTGCGCGCAACCCCCTTCGAGGAGCAGGACGCGGTATTGTTCCGGCAGCAGCTCGTCAGCCGCGATCTCGACGGCCTGCTACGCGAGATCGCCCTCGACCGGGCGAACGGAATCCAGGGAAAAACGGTCATCCATCCGTCTCATGTCGCTGCAGTGCACGCTTTGTCGGCCGTCACCCATGAGGAGTACCACGATGCGACCGACATCCTCGATCGCGACACCGGGGGTGTGCAGGCGTCGGGATACGGCAACAAGATGAACGAACGCCGCCCGCACCGCACATGGGCCGAGCAGACCCTGTTGCGCGCGTCGGTATTCGGTGTCACGCGTAAGGGGATCACCTTCGTCGACCTGCTGACGGCGTTGGTGGACCGATGA